From a single Lolium rigidum isolate FL_2022 chromosome 7, APGP_CSIRO_Lrig_0.1, whole genome shotgun sequence genomic region:
- the LOC124669605 gene encoding DNA-directed RNA polymerase subunit beta''-like, with protein MDEGRNLATLFPQDLLQEEDNLQLRLVNFISHENSKLTQRIYHTNSQFVRTCLVVNWEQEKKEKAGASLVEVRANDLIRDFLRIELIKCTISYTRKRYDRTSAGPIPHNRLDRTNLNSFYSKAKIESLSQHQEAIGTLLNRNKEYQSLMILSASNCSQIGLFKNPKHPNTIKELNRRIPIREIFGPLGVIVPSISNFSSSYYLLTHNKILLKKYLFLDNLKQTFQVLQGLKYSLIDENKRISNFDSNIMLDPFLLNCHFVHHDSWEETSAIIHLGQLICENVCLFKSHIKKSGQIFIINMDSFVIRAAKPYLATTGATVNGHYGEILYKGDRLVTFIYEKSRSSDITQGLPKVEQIFEARSIDSLSPNLERRIEDWNERIPRILGIPWGFLIGAELTIAQSRISLVNKIQKVYRSQGVQIHNRHIEIIIRQVTSKVRVSEDGMSNVFSPGELIGLLRAERAGRALDESIYYRAILLGITRASLNTQSFISEASFQETARVLAKAALRGRIDWLKGLKENVVLGGIIPVGTGFQKFVHRSPQDKNLYFEIQKQNLFASEMRDFLFLHTELVSSDSDITNNFYETLEPPFTPIYTS; from the coding sequence ATCTCTTGCAAGAAGAAGATAATCTCCAACTTCGACTTGTCAATTTTATTTCTCATGAAAATAGCAAGTTAACTCAAAGAATTTATCACACAAATAGTCAATTTGTTAGAACTTGCTTAGTAGTGAATTGGgaacaagaaaaaaaagagaaggctGGTGCTTCCCTTGTTGAGGTAAGAGCAAATGATCTTATTCGCGATTTCCTAAGAATTGAGTTAATCAAGTGCACTATTTCATATACACGAAAAAGGTATGATAGGACAAGTGCAGGACCAATTCCTCATAATAGGTTAGATCGCACCAATCTAAATTCCTTTTATTCCAAGGCGAAGATTGAATCACTTAGCCAACATCAAGAAGCTATTGGCACCTTGTTGAATCGAAATAAAGAATAccaatctttgatgattttgTCGGCATCCAACTGTTCTCAAATTGGTTTATTCAAGAACCCAAAACATCCCAATACGATAAAAGAATTGAATCGTAGAATTCCTATTCGAGAAATTTTTGGGCCCTTAGGCGTTATTGTCCCTAGTATATCGAATTTTTCTTCATCTTACTATTTACTAACGCATAATAAGATCCTGTTAAAAAAATATTTGTTTCTTGACAATTTGAAACAAACCTTCCAAGTACTTCAAGGACTTAAATACTCTTTAATAGATGAAAATAAAAGGATTTCTAATTTCGATAGTAACATAATGTTGGATCCATTCCTTTTGAATTGTCACTTTGTCCATCATGATTCTTGGGAGGAGACATCGGCAATAATTCACCTTGGACAACTTATTTGTGAAAATGTATGCCTATTTAAATCGCACATAAAAAAATCTGGTCAAATTTTCATTATTAATATGGATTCCTTTGTTATAAGAGCAGCTAAACCTTATTTGGCCACTACAGGAGCAACTGTTAATGGTCATTATGGAGAAATCCTTTACAAGGGCGATAGGTTAGTTACGTTTATATATGAAAAATCGAGATCTAGTGACATAACGCAAGGTCTTCCAAAAGTGGAACAAATCTTTGAAGCGCGTTCAATTGATTCATTATCCCCGAATCTCGAAAGGAGAATTGAGGATTGGAATGAGCGTATACCAAGAATTCTTGGGATCCCCTGGGGATTCTTGATTGGAGCTGAGCTAACCATAGCCCAAAGTCGTATTTCTTTGGTTAATAAAATCCAAAAAGTTTATCGATCCCAAGGGGTACAGATCCATAATAGACATATAGAGATTATTATACGCCAAGTAACATCAAAAGTGCGGGTTTCCGAAGATGGAATGTCTAATGTTTTTTCACCTGGGGAATTAATCGGACTATTGCGAGCGGAACGAGCAGGGCGAGCTTTGGATGAATCGATCTATTATCGGGCAATTTTATTGGGAATAACAAGGGCTTCCCTGAATACCCAAAGTTTCATATCTGAAGCAAGTTTTCAAGAAACTGCTCGAGTTTTAGCAAAAGCTGCCCTACGAGGTCGCATTGATTGGTTGAAAGGGTTGAAAGAAAACGTAGTTCTGGGGGGGATTATACCCGTTGGTACCGGATTCCAAAAATTTGTCCATCGTTCCCCACAAGACAAGaacctttattttgaaattcaaaaacaaAATCTATTCGCGTCGGAAATGAGAGATTTTTTGTTTCTCCATACAGAATTAGTTTCTTCAGATTCTGACATAACAAACAATTTCTATGAGACATTAGAACCCCCATTTACCCCCATTTATACGAGTTAA